Proteins from a single region of Thermococcus sp.:
- a CDS encoding M20/M25/M40 family metallo-hydrolase, which yields MKTERAKEILLQLLKIPSPSGQEDRIMLHIMEFLHRLDYDVKIESDGEIIDLVVNPDAELFYEVHVDTIPIRAEPFVRGNIIYGTGSSDIKGGAAAILLMLEELRKEGKDLNVGVVFVSDEEQGGRGSALFMERYRPKMAVVLEPTDLEVHIAHAGNIEAYFEVDGKEAHGACPESGINAIEETYKMLEELKKLEPFNAKGEFFDPHIGIQELVCENPVYLIPALCRGRLEARLLPEQEVEDVLDLMDPILDEYTKSYEYTEIWDGYRLEPDEEIVQLAKKAMEKTGLDEFGGMRSWTDAINFMYNGTRTIVFGPGNLDISHTKFERIDVRDVVTASEFLKALNEVYGSE from the coding sequence ATGAAGACCGAGAGAGCGAAGGAGATACTCCTCCAGCTTTTGAAAATCCCGTCACCATCCGGCCAGGAAGACAGGATTATGCTCCACATTATGGAGTTCCTCCACAGGCTCGACTACGACGTCAAGATTGAGAGCGACGGCGAGATAATAGACCTCGTTGTTAACCCAGATGCCGAGCTGTTCTATGAAGTCCACGTGGACACGATACCCATAAGGGCGGAACCCTTCGTCAGGGGCAACATAATCTACGGAACGGGCTCAAGCGACATTAAAGGCGGTGCCGCGGCAATTCTGCTCATGCTTGAGGAACTCAGGAAGGAAGGGAAGGACCTCAACGTTGGAGTGGTTTTCGTCAGCGACGAAGAGCAGGGAGGAAGGGGTTCGGCACTCTTCATGGAGAGATATCGCCCAAAGATGGCAGTCGTTCTGGAGCCGACAGATTTAGAGGTCCACATAGCACACGCCGGCAACATAGAGGCCTATTTCGAGGTGGACGGCAAAGAGGCTCACGGAGCCTGCCCCGAAAGCGGGATAAACGCGATTGAGGAAACTTACAAGATGCTTGAGGAGCTTAAAAAGCTCGAACCCTTCAATGCAAAGGGCGAATTCTTTGACCCGCACATCGGCATTCAGGAGCTCGTCTGCGAGAACCCAGTTTATCTCATCCCGGCCCTCTGCAGGGGAAGGCTTGAGGCGAGGCTTTTGCCCGAGCAGGAGGTTGAGGACGTACTCGACCTTATGGACCCGATACTCGACGAGTACACGAAGAGCTACGAGTACACGGAGATATGGGACGGCTACAGGCTTGAGCCCGATGAGGAGATAGTCCAGCTCGCCAAGAAGGCGATGGAAAAGACCGGCTTGGATGAGTTCGGCGGAATGCGTAGCTGGACGGATGCGATAAACTTCATGTACAACGGAACCAGAACCATAGTCTTTGGCCCCGGCAACCTCGACATCTCGCACACAAAGTTCGAGCGCATTGACGTCAGGGACGTCGTTACCGCGAGCGAGTTCCTGAAGGCTCTTAACGAGGTCTATGGAAGTGAATGA